In a genomic window of Mucilaginibacter sp. KACC 22063:
- a CDS encoding GNAT family N-acetyltransferase has product MVKFITNDDVLPIRNEVLREGRLTLDECRWPGDDDSESFHLGYFADEQLVCIASFHKTGYKDFQGIGYQLRGMATLAAYQGKGIGNQLVNFAITYMRGQRVSYVWCNARKKAANFYSSLGFEIVSNEFDIPGIGPHYVMYLKIQ; this is encoded by the coding sequence ATGGTAAAATTTATAACAAATGATGATGTGCTGCCCATCCGCAATGAGGTGTTGCGCGAGGGGCGTTTAACACTTGACGAATGCCGCTGGCCGGGTGATGATGATTCCGAGTCGTTCCATTTAGGCTACTTTGCAGATGAGCAACTGGTTTGCATCGCATCATTTCATAAAACGGGATATAAGGATTTTCAGGGTATAGGTTATCAATTACGTGGCATGGCAACACTTGCTGCCTATCAAGGTAAAGGCATCGGTAACCAGCTGGTTAATTTTGCCATTACCTACATGCGCGGGCAAAGGGTGAGCTATGTATGGTGCAATGCCCGTAAAAAAGCAGCTAATTTTTATTCGTCATTGGGCTTTGAGATTGTATCTAATGAGTTTGATATCCCCGGTATTGGCCCGCACTATGTGATGTATCTGAAGATACAGTAG
- a CDS encoding phosphoglycerate kinase produces MKTIDQVNFQGKKALIRVDFNVPLDENFKITDDNRMTAALPTIQKILKEGGAVILMSHLGRPKDGPTEKYSLKHLVPHLSDLLGQQVEFANDCIGDEAVEKAKALKPGEVLLLENLRFYKEEEKGDKDFAEKLARLGDVYVNDAFGTAHRAHASTAVIAQFFPEGKYFGYLMAAELDNAEKILNGATKPFTAIMGGAKVSDKIQLIERLLEKVDNLIIGGGMAYTFAKAQGGNIGKSLLEADKQELALSLIEKAKAKGVNLLLPTDTVIADDFSNNANKKVSSTKEIPDDWEGLDIGPETVKAFSKVIEESKTVLWNGPMGVFEMESFDKGTKAVADAVVKATQNGAFTLIGGGDSAAAVAKFGLTNEVSYVSTGGGALLEYMEGKELPGVKAINE; encoded by the coding sequence ATGAAAACAATAGATCAAGTAAACTTCCAGGGTAAAAAAGCCCTTATCCGTGTTGACTTTAATGTTCCTCTTGATGAGAACTTTAAAATTACGGACGATAACCGTATGACGGCTGCATTGCCTACTATTCAGAAAATTTTGAAAGAAGGTGGCGCTGTTATCCTGATGTCGCACCTGGGCAGGCCAAAAGATGGCCCTACCGAGAAGTACTCGCTTAAACACCTGGTGCCTCATCTGTCTGACCTGTTGGGCCAGCAAGTAGAGTTTGCCAATGATTGCATTGGCGACGAAGCGGTTGAAAAAGCCAAAGCGCTTAAACCAGGCGAGGTTCTATTGTTAGAGAACCTGCGTTTTTATAAAGAAGAAGAAAAAGGCGATAAAGACTTTGCTGAGAAATTAGCGCGTCTTGGTGATGTATACGTGAACGATGCTTTCGGCACCGCGCACCGTGCACACGCTTCAACTGCTGTTATTGCACAGTTTTTCCCTGAAGGTAAATACTTTGGTTACCTGATGGCAGCTGAGTTAGACAATGCCGAAAAAATATTAAACGGCGCTACTAAACCTTTCACGGCTATTATGGGCGGTGCCAAGGTATCAGACAAAATTCAGCTGATTGAACGTTTATTAGAGAAGGTTGATAACCTGATCATTGGTGGTGGTATGGCTTATACCTTTGCTAAAGCACAAGGCGGTAACATTGGTAAATCTTTGTTAGAAGCCGATAAGCAGGAACTAGCTTTAAGCTTAATTGAAAAGGCAAAAGCTAAAGGTGTAAACCTGTTGTTACCAACCGATACCGTTATTGCCGATGATTTCTCTAACAATGCAAACAAGAAAGTGTCATCAACCAAAGAAATTCCTGATGATTGGGAAGGCCTTGATATTGGCCCTGAAACTGTAAAGGCTTTCAGCAAAGTGATTGAAGAATCAAAGACTGTACTTTGGAATGGCCCAATGGGTGTGTTCGAGATGGAGAGCTTTGATAAAGGCACTAAAGCAGTTGCCGATGCAGTTGTTAAAGCAACGCAAAACGGAGCCTTTACCCTTATCGGTGGTGGCGACTCTGCTGCTGCGGTAGCTAAATTCGGTTTAACCAACGAAGTAAGCTACGTATCAACCGGTGGTGGTGCTTTGCTTGAATATATGGAAGGCAAAGAATTACCAGGCGTTAAAGCCATTAATGAATAA
- a CDS encoding GNAT family N-acetyltransferase codes for MSEILIRKFRKTDIEELRNLYLSVRKDTFSWMDTDAFTIADFVKDTRDEDIWVAEIEGAIAGFISVWLPDSFVHHLYIYKQYQGKGIGRALLKEAESNTAAPLTLKCLAKNVDAFEFYIKLGWYIEAKEADEAGDYYLMSKV; via the coding sequence ATGTCAGAAATATTGATTCGTAAATTCAGGAAAACGGACATAGAAGAACTAAGAAATCTTTACCTTTCTGTAAGAAAGGATACATTTAGTTGGATGGATACTGATGCATTTACAATTGCTGACTTTGTTAAAGATACACGTGATGAAGATATTTGGGTTGCCGAGATTGAGGGTGCAATAGCCGGATTTATAAGCGTTTGGTTGCCGGATAGTTTTGTACATCATTTATATATTTATAAGCAATATCAGGGCAAAGGAATAGGTAGGGCTTTATTGAAAGAAGCCGAAAGCAATACTGCTGCTCCACTTACATTGAAATGCCTTGCAAAAAATGTAGATGCTTTTGAGTTTTACATCAAATTAGGTTGGTATATAGAAGCTAAAGAAGCTGATGAAGCAGGCGACTATTATTTAATGAGCAAAGTATAA
- a CDS encoding CocE/NonD family hydrolase, translated as MHKIFTLCLLLVAAATFAQQPGNDAEYVKQNYTKYEYQIPMRDGKKLFTSVYVPKDQSKKYPIMMDRTCYSVAPYGTDKYKGGLGPSSLFLHDGYIFVYQDVRGRWMSEGIYQEMTPELEVHKTNKDIDEGTDTYDTIDWLIKNIPNNNGKVGVWGISYPGFYTTTALLSRHPALVAASPQAPIADLWRDDGWHNGAFFLVANFGFYPGFTNRQDDKPTQRRARGFDSGTEDGYEFFMRMGPTRNTNDKYYKDTIRLWNEMLDHPDYDQHWKDRNVLPHLHDIKTAVLVTGGWYDAEDLYGAINTYKTLVQKNPATPVYFAMGPWVHGGWSRGDGDHLGDVDFGAPTGPYYREKIEFAFFSHYLKGTDLNIAKVNTFETGVNQWKTYKTWPPKEAEDKNLYLLSNGKLSFAAPSATTNSYEEFISDPWHPVPFINGIDMDMKREYMTGDQRFAARRPDVLTWQTDTLANDVTIAGNIWANLKVATTGTDADWVVKVIDVYPDSAKNNKWTGKDVYMSGYQQMVRSESMRGKYRNNTGHPEPFVPGKVAPVNFELQDVLHTFKKGHRIMVQVQSTWFPLIDRNPQKFVDIMKATEKDFQKATHRVYTSKQNPSFLKVRVMQ; from the coding sequence ATGCATAAAATTTTTACGCTTTGCCTGCTGCTGGTTGCAGCGGCTACTTTTGCACAGCAACCCGGTAATGATGCCGAGTATGTAAAGCAAAATTATACCAAGTACGAGTACCAGATCCCGATGCGCGACGGTAAAAAGCTGTTCACCTCGGTATATGTACCTAAAGACCAGTCGAAAAAGTACCCCATCATGATGGACCGTACCTGCTATAGCGTAGCACCGTATGGTACGGATAAGTACAAAGGCGGCCTTGGCCCGTCATCTCTGTTCCTGCATGATGGTTACATCTTTGTTTACCAGGATGTGCGCGGCCGCTGGATGAGCGAGGGTATCTATCAGGAGATGACACCTGAACTGGAAGTTCATAAAACCAATAAGGACATAGACGAGGGGACTGATACTTATGATACCATCGACTGGCTGATCAAAAACATTCCGAATAATAACGGTAAGGTAGGCGTGTGGGGAATCTCATATCCCGGTTTTTATACCACCACCGCTTTGTTAAGCCGCCACCCTGCGCTGGTTGCAGCTTCGCCGCAGGCACCAATTGCTGATCTTTGGCGCGATGACGGCTGGCATAACGGCGCTTTCTTCCTGGTAGCCAACTTTGGTTTTTACCCTGGCTTTACCAACCGCCAGGATGATAAGCCTACGCAACGCCGTGCACGCGGCTTTGACAGCGGCACCGAGGATGGATACGAGTTTTTTATGCGCATGGGCCCAACCCGCAATACCAATGATAAATATTACAAGGATACCATCCGCTTGTGGAACGAGATGCTGGATCACCCGGATTACGACCAGCACTGGAAAGACCGCAACGTACTGCCACACCTGCATGATATTAAAACAGCAGTATTGGTAACCGGCGGCTGGTACGATGCCGAAGATCTGTACGGCGCTATTAATACCTACAAAACTTTGGTCCAAAAGAACCCCGCTACGCCGGTATATTTTGCTATGGGGCCGTGGGTGCATGGGGGCTGGTCACGTGGCGACGGTGATCATTTAGGCGATGTAGACTTTGGTGCCCCAACTGGACCTTATTACCGCGAGAAGATTGAATTTGCCTTTTTTAGTCATTACCTAAAAGGTACCGATTTGAATATCGCCAAGGTAAATACATTTGAAACCGGCGTTAACCAGTGGAAAACCTACAAAACATGGCCGCCAAAAGAGGCAGAAGATAAAAATCTGTACTTGCTGTCAAACGGAAAGCTTTCTTTTGCCGCCCCGTCTGCTACAACTAACAGTTACGAGGAGTTTATATCTGATCCGTGGCATCCGGTGCCGTTTATAAATGGCATTGATATGGATATGAAGCGTGAGTATATGACCGGCGACCAGCGTTTTGCAGCCCGTCGCCCTGATGTGCTTACCTGGCAAACCGATACCCTTGCAAATGATGTAACCATTGCGGGTAACATCTGGGCAAACCTTAAAGTAGCTACCACCGGCACAGATGCCGATTGGGTGGTAAAGGTGATCGACGTTTATCCCGACTCTGCAAAGAATAATAAATGGACCGGCAAGGATGTATATATGTCGGGCTATCAGCAAATGGTGCGCAGCGAAAGTATGCGTGGCAAATACCGCAACAATACCGGGCATCCTGAACCATTTGTGCCGGGTAAAGTTGCTCCGGTAAACTTTGAGTTGCAAGACGTTTTGCACACCTTTAAAAAAGGACACCGCATTATGGTGCAGGTGCAAAGTACCTGGTTTCCCCTTATTGACCGTAACCCTCAAAAATTTGTGGATATCATGAAAGCGACCGAGAAGGATTTTCAGAAAGCAACACACCGGGTTTATACATCAAAGCAAAACCCAAGCTTTTTAAAAGTACGTGTAATGCAATAA
- a CDS encoding outer membrane beta-barrel protein produces the protein MKKILLAAGLLTTLTSAVKAQSENYRAFKVDFGAGYASPQGSSDGGMKGGVSFTLQPHYRLSDALAVGLRLEGAVLGRAQLVQFFDAPYLETVYSVTSSYILTGEYYLTDSFIRPFVGMGVGAFTQASVHYESDIDTYAYTVPSKTKFGVVPEAGVEIGHFRLSADYNILPQKTGYLGIKAGFFFGGGSRSNAYGMYHRRRRSENWGG, from the coding sequence GTGAAAAAGATTCTATTAGCAGCAGGGCTGCTTACTACACTAACATCTGCCGTAAAGGCGCAATCTGAAAATTACAGGGCGTTTAAAGTTGATTTTGGAGCTGGTTATGCATCACCTCAGGGTTCTTCTGATGGTGGCATGAAGGGCGGCGTGTCATTTACCTTGCAGCCACATTACCGATTGTCTGATGCATTAGCTGTAGGTTTGCGTTTGGAGGGTGCAGTTTTGGGCCGTGCGCAGCTTGTACAGTTTTTTGACGCGCCATACCTGGAAACCGTTTATAGTGTCACCAGCTCTTATATACTTACCGGCGAGTATTATTTAACTGACTCATTTATAAGGCCCTTTGTTGGCATGGGAGTGGGTGCTTTCACACAGGCATCTGTACATTACGAAAGTGATATTGATACTTATGCCTATACCGTTCCATCAAAAACCAAGTTTGGTGTAGTGCCCGAAGCAGGGGTAGAAATAGGGCATTTCCGCTTATCTGCAGATTATAATATCCTGCCACAAAAAACAGGATATCTGGGTATTAAAGCGGGATTTTTCTTTGGTGGCGGTAGTAGGTCTAACGCCTATGGAATGTATCACCGCCGCAGGCGTTCAGAAAACTGGGGTGGTTAA
- a CDS encoding YceH family protein, translating to MDSLPKLSNEEIRVLGSLMEKSRTTPDYYPMTLNGLVAACNQKSSRRPVVDYDDDTVIKALDSLKKKGLISTATGGSSRVVKYKHNFAIVFPVIPSEVAIICLLLLRGPQTPGEINTNSGRLWEFESLDEVQEILEKLSSGDMPYLTLLPKRAGQKEQRYMHLLGETLEIPEDDIIETSAPAGRSNSELEARVTKLEEELAALKEALKDLLQ from the coding sequence ATGGATAGTCTACCCAAATTAAGCAACGAAGAAATACGTGTATTAGGTTCATTGATGGAGAAAAGCCGCACTACTCCTGATTACTACCCCATGACCCTGAATGGATTAGTAGCCGCATGCAACCAAAAGTCATCACGCAGGCCAGTTGTTGATTACGATGATGACACCGTAATTAAAGCGCTCGACTCGCTAAAAAAGAAGGGCTTAATTTCTACAGCAACGGGCGGCAGCAGTCGTGTGGTAAAATACAAACACAACTTTGCCATTGTTTTCCCGGTTATACCAAGCGAGGTAGCCATTATTTGCCTGCTCCTGCTTCGCGGACCTCAAACGCCAGGCGAGATCAATACCAATTCGGGCAGATTGTGGGAATTTGAATCGCTGGATGAAGTGCAGGAAATTTTAGAGAAACTTAGCAGCGGCGACATGCCTTACCTTACGCTATTGCCAAAGCGCGCAGGGCAAAAAGAGCAACGTTACATGCACCTGTTAGGCGAAACACTTGAGATCCCTGAAGATGATATTATAGAAACATCAGCGCCAGCCGGAAGATCAAACTCCGAATTGGAAGCACGTGTTACTAAACTTGAAGAAGAGTTAGCTGCCCTAAAAGAGGCGCTAAAGGATTTACTACAATAA
- the mraZ gene encoding division/cell wall cluster transcriptional repressor MraZ, with product MSHFLGEFECKLDAKGRLSIPSGLKRQLPEAEREGLVINRGFEKHLVIYTRKEWDTIVTDLSKLNQYEKRTREFIRYFTRGATELSVDAAGRVLLPKSLLEYAGIGADVVLACQFNKIEVWDQKAYDAQMDSEPENFANLAEEVMGGAGRRSDV from the coding sequence ATGTCCCACTTTTTAGGTGAATTTGAGTGTAAGCTGGATGCCAAAGGACGATTATCGATCCCTTCAGGCCTCAAGCGTCAGCTTCCAGAAGCTGAGCGTGAGGGGCTTGTGATCAATCGTGGCTTTGAAAAACATCTGGTTATTTATACCCGGAAAGAGTGGGATACGATAGTTACAGACCTGAGCAAGCTAAATCAGTACGAAAAAAGAACCCGCGAATTTATAAGATATTTTACCCGCGGCGCAACTGAATTATCAGTTGATGCAGCAGGTAGGGTTTTGCTGCCAAAATCTTTGCTGGAATATGCAGGTATCGGTGCTGATGTAGTGCTGGCTTGTCAATTCAACAAAATTGAGGTTTGGGATCAGAAAGCTTATGATGCGCAGATGGATAGCGAGCCTGAAAACTTTGCAAACCTTGCTGAAGAAGTAATGGGCGGCGCAGGAAGGAGGAGCGATGTCTGA
- the rsmH gene encoding 16S rRNA (cytosine(1402)-N(4))-methyltransferase RsmH — translation MSETYHVPVMLKECIEGLAIKPDGTYVDVTFGGGGHSREIMKHLGENGRLIAFDQDVDSQRNLIDDERFTFVDQNFRYLKNFCRLHGAVPVDGILADLGVSSHQFDEADRGFSIRFDAELDMRMNQSGSLTAKEVVNNYSEADLHRIFGIYGEIQNAKSLAKTIATARLNGSINTIADLKNTISSLIPRGKENKYLAQVFQALRIEVNQELEVLKDFLMQSADVLATGGRLVVMSYHSLEDRLVKNFIAKGKFSGELEKDIYGNDNRPFDAVSRGAVTASEDEIKLNNRARSAKLRIAVKK, via the coding sequence ATGTCTGAAACTTACCATGTTCCGGTAATGCTGAAAGAATGTATTGAGGGTTTAGCTATTAAACCTGATGGTACTTATGTAGACGTTACTTTTGGCGGAGGTGGCCACTCGCGCGAAATTATGAAGCACCTGGGCGAGAACGGCCGGTTGATTGCTTTTGACCAGGATGTTGATTCGCAAAGAAATTTGATCGACGATGAGCGTTTTACCTTTGTTGATCAAAACTTCCGTTACCTTAAAAATTTCTGCCGTTTGCATGGCGCCGTTCCTGTTGATGGTATCCTGGCTGATCTGGGTGTATCGTCACATCAGTTTGATGAGGCCGACCGTGGTTTTTCCATTCGCTTTGATGCCGAACTGGATATGCGCATGAACCAGTCTGGCAGCCTTACAGCTAAAGAGGTCGTTAATAATTACAGTGAGGCTGATTTGCACAGGATCTTCGGTATTTACGGAGAAATTCAGAATGCTAAATCGTTGGCTAAAACCATTGCTACCGCAAGGTTGAATGGTTCTATCAATACTATCGCCGATCTTAAAAACACCATCTCTTCACTTATTCCGCGTGGTAAGGAGAATAAATACCTGGCCCAGGTTTTTCAGGCTTTGCGTATCGAGGTAAACCAGGAACTGGAAGTGCTGAAGGATTTTCTGATGCAAAGCGCAGATGTGCTGGCTACAGGAGGTAGGTTGGTGGTAATGTCCTATCATTCGCTTGAAGACCGGTTGGTAAAAAACTTCATCGCTAAAGGAAAATTCAGCGGTGAGTTAGAGAAAGATATTTACGGCAATGATAATCGCCCGTTTGATGCGGTTAGCCGCGGCGCTGTTACAGCGTCGGAAGATGAAATAAAATTAAATAACAGGGCACGCAGTGCGAAACTTAGAATAGCTGTAAAAAAATGA
- a CDS encoding FtsL-like putative cell division protein, translating to MNRLLTDIEEEVAEPEVAVAEKPSKKIAQEKAGVNVAHDNVFTAFLKKGFISSEDATRALPFILYLSLLGMIYIANRHITEKNIRDIDKISKEVKELSWDYKSTKADLAFKSTLTEVAKRADTLGVKVSVDPPQKLVVKEEGDK from the coding sequence ATGAACAGGTTGCTTACAGATATCGAAGAAGAAGTTGCAGAGCCAGAAGTTGCTGTTGCAGAAAAGCCATCTAAAAAGATAGCGCAGGAAAAAGCGGGTGTAAATGTAGCGCATGATAATGTGTTTACTGCTTTTTTGAAAAAGGGTTTTATCTCGTCTGAGGATGCTACCCGTGCATTGCCTTTTATTTTATACCTGTCATTGTTGGGGATGATCTACATCGCCAACAGGCACATTACAGAAAAAAACATACGCGATATAGATAAGATCAGTAAAGAGGTGAAGGAGTTGAGTTGGGATTATAAAAGTACAAAAGCTGATCTGGCGTTTAAAAGTACACTTACTGAGGTGGCAAAACGTGCTGATACGCTTGGCGTAAAGGTATCAGTTGATCCGCCGCAAAAACTGGTAGTTAAAGAGGAGGGCGACAAATGA
- a CDS encoding penicillin-binding protein: MSIRTNILMRVYLAFGLILLFALAVVIQLFRVQFVQGDKWRAMAQSMSTRYMNVEAARGNIFSVDGSLLATSVPEYELHMDMLAGGIADDKVFYSKVDSLALKLSQLFGDRSAKDYSRMLRDARRDSSRYELLRRKVTYQELKKIRQFPIFNLGKYKGGLVVVQKNRRILPFRELAARTIGYKNENVKNGVGLEGAYTDYINGENGKRLMQRITGGVWMPVNSEEEISPKDGADIISTIDVNFQDVAQTALEQQLIKSDADHGCVILMEVATGEVRAVANYTKVGPGQYKEQFNYAIAGNQDPGSTFKLASYMALLEDHKVDTNMRVNTGTYKIPGKVITDSHGSIGVVSVKKAFEESSNAAVAYLVNQAYHDNQSQFTDHLYEWHLNEKLGLQIPGEAQPVVKNPSNRSWNKNMTLPQMAYGYEMQLTPLKMLSLYNAVANNGKYVAPIFVREIRRLGNTIEQFHARVINEKICSDVTLKKMQEMLEGVVTEGTGKNIIRNPLYRIAGKSGTAQVADANRGYRAKRQYQASFCGYFPADKPKYSLIVVINDPKNGYYGAAVAGPPFRQIADRVYASDMELNQQPQLQYASNTSTAVYKTGNSKALAQVNGKLGVKSSHPAMDSASSDIIADTGDMPRQAKKKIVSVPSVTGMDLSDALYALGNAGYKVAVRGSGLVKRQSVTGGSIIPKGSKITIELE; the protein is encoded by the coding sequence ATGAGTATCCGGACTAACATCCTGATGCGGGTTTACCTCGCTTTCGGCTTAATCCTGCTGTTTGCGCTGGCTGTAGTGATACAGCTTTTTCGCGTTCAGTTTGTACAGGGCGATAAATGGCGCGCTATGGCGCAAAGTATGTCTACCAGGTACATGAATGTGGAAGCTGCAAGGGGAAATATCTTTTCAGTAGACGGCAGTTTGCTGGCTACTTCTGTGCCTGAATACGAGTTGCACATGGATATGCTGGCAGGTGGCATTGCCGATGATAAAGTATTTTATTCGAAGGTTGATTCACTGGCTTTAAAACTGTCGCAGCTCTTCGGCGACCGTTCTGCAAAAGATTATTCTCGCATGCTGCGTGATGCCCGTCGTGATAGCTCACGTTATGAATTGCTTCGCCGTAAAGTAACCTACCAGGAGTTAAAGAAGATCCGCCAGTTCCCGATTTTCAATTTGGGTAAATACAAAGGTGGCTTAGTGGTGGTGCAAAAGAACAGACGTATTCTGCCGTTTCGCGAATTAGCTGCCCGTACAATTGGTTATAAAAACGAGAACGTTAAAAATGGTGTAGGGCTTGAAGGTGCTTACACCGATTACATTAACGGGGAGAATGGTAAGCGATTAATGCAGCGTATTACAGGCGGTGTTTGGATGCCTGTAAATTCTGAAGAAGAAATTTCGCCTAAAGATGGAGCGGATATAATTTCGACTATCGATGTAAACTTTCAGGATGTGGCGCAAACCGCACTTGAGCAACAGCTGATTAAAAGCGATGCTGATCACGGTTGTGTGATACTAATGGAAGTTGCTACCGGCGAGGTAAGGGCAGTTGCTAATTACACTAAAGTTGGGCCGGGCCAATACAAAGAGCAATTCAACTATGCTATTGCAGGTAACCAGGATCCGGGTTCTACCTTCAAGCTGGCATCATACATGGCGCTTTTAGAAGATCATAAAGTGGATACCAACATGCGTGTTAACACTGGTACTTATAAAATTCCGGGTAAGGTCATTACAGATTCGCACGGAAGTATTGGTGTGGTATCAGTTAAAAAAGCGTTTGAGGAGTCTTCAAATGCAGCGGTTGCTTACCTGGTTAATCAGGCTTATCATGATAATCAGTCGCAGTTTACAGATCACCTGTATGAATGGCACCTGAATGAAAAACTTGGCTTACAAATACCGGGTGAAGCGCAACCTGTAGTAAAGAATCCTAGTAACCGCAGCTGGAATAAAAACATGACACTGCCGCAAATGGCTTACGGTTATGAAATGCAGCTTACCCCATTAAAAATGCTGTCGCTTTATAACGCAGTAGCCAACAACGGTAAATATGTTGCCCCAATATTTGTTCGCGAGATCAGAAGGCTGGGCAATACCATTGAGCAGTTCCATGCACGAGTTATTAACGAGAAAATATGTTCTGACGTTACTCTGAAAAAAATGCAGGAAATGCTGGAAGGTGTTGTAACCGAAGGAACAGGTAAAAATATCATCCGCAACCCGTTATACCGTATTGCCGGTAAATCTGGTACTGCGCAGGTAGCTGATGCTAACCGTGGTTACCGTGCCAAAAGGCAATACCAGGCTTCTTTCTGCGGGTACTTCCCTGCGGATAAGCCTAAGTATTCATTGATAGTGGTAATTAATGATCCAAAGAACGGCTATTACGGTGCAGCGGTAGCTGGCCCGCCATTCCGCCAAATTGCAGATCGTGTGTATGCGAGCGATATGGAGCTTAACCAGCAGCCGCAATTGCAGTATGCAAGTAATACCAGTACTGCGGTATACAAAACTGGCAATTCAAAAGCTTTAGCGCAGGTAAACGGAAAACTTGGTGTTAAAAGCAGCCATCCGGCAATGGATAGTGCGTCATCAGATATTATTGCCGATACCGGCGACATGCCGCGCCAGGCCAAGAAAAAAATAGTTTCTGTGCCTTCTGTAACAGGTATGGATTTAAGCGACGCTTTGTACGCATTAGGTAACGCAGGTTATAAAGTAGCTGTAAGAGGAAGTGGTTTAGTGAAAAGGCAATCGGTTACTGGTGGAAGTATAATCCCGAAAGGATCGAAAATAACAATTGAACTGGAATGA
- a CDS encoding UDP-N-acetylmuramoyl-L-alanyl-D-glutamate--2,6-diaminopimelate ligase, with protein sequence MRNLSDIIEGVAFTELQGAADVEITNITADSRQVVPGSLFVAVKGTLTDGHNYIDKAIASGAVAIVCEDLPAHTATEVDFIMVADSAAALGKLASNFYDRPSAKLKLVGVTGTNGKTTVATLLYKLFIDLGYKCGLLSTVENQINGKVVPSTHTTPDPVSLNELLDEMVAQGCDYCFMEVSSHAVAQHRISGLEFTGGIFTNLTHDHLDYHKTFENYLKAKKAFFDGLPKSAFALTNADDKNGMVMLQNTKAHKKTYGLKTMADFRVKVIENQFDGLHLMVDNEEVWFKLVGSFNAYNLSAVYGAAMLLEQDKARTLTSLSKLTGAEGRFDYVISPNRIIGIVDYAHTPDAVENVLSTIHDIRKGNEQVITVIGCGGDRDKTKRPEMAKAACDGSDKVILTSDNPRSEDPAEIIKDMEAGVDPSSKRKTISIVDRREAIKTAVHLAKPGDIILLAGKGHEKYQDIKGVKTHFDDKEELANAFKTLTN encoded by the coding sequence ATGAGAAATCTGAGCGATATAATTGAAGGTGTAGCATTCACCGAATTGCAGGGCGCAGCCGATGTTGAGATTACCAACATCACTGCCGATTCGCGCCAGGTAGTTCCGGGTTCGTTGTTTGTTGCTGTAAAAGGTACTTTAACAGACGGCCACAACTATATTGATAAAGCTATTGCAAGCGGAGCTGTTGCCATTGTATGCGAAGATTTACCTGCACATACCGCAACTGAAGTTGACTTTATAATGGTTGCAGACTCTGCTGCGGCATTAGGTAAGCTGGCATCAAATTTTTACGATCGGCCTTCGGCTAAATTAAAGCTGGTAGGTGTTACAGGTACCAATGGTAAAACTACTGTTGCTACATTGTTATACAAGCTATTTATCGACTTGGGTTATAAATGCGGTTTGCTTTCAACTGTCGAAAATCAGATTAATGGTAAAGTAGTGCCGTCAACACATACCACACCTGACCCGGTTAGCTTAAACGAGTTACTGGATGAAATGGTAGCCCAAGGCTGCGACTATTGTTTTATGGAAGTAAGCTCACATGCTGTTGCGCAGCACCGTATTTCGGGCTTAGAGTTTACAGGTGGGATTTTTACCAACCTTACCCATGACCATTTAGACTATCATAAAACCTTTGAGAATTACCTGAAAGCTAAAAAAGCCTTCTTTGATGGTTTGCCTAAAAGTGCTTTTGCGTTAACCAACGCTGATGATAAAAACGGTATGGTGATGTTGCAGAACACTAAAGCGCATAAAAAGACCTATGGCTTAAAAACTATGGCTGATTTTAGGGTGAAGGTGATTGAAAATCAATTCGACGGCCTGCACCTGATGGTTGATAACGAAGAGGTGTGGTTTAAGCTGGTAGGTAGTTTCAATGCATATAATCTGTCGGCAGTTTATGGTGCTGCGATGCTGCTTGAGCAGGACAAAGCCCGTACGCTGACCAGTTTAAGTAAGCTGACCGGTGCCGAAGGCCGCTTTGATTATGTGATATCGCCTAACCGCATTATTGGTATTGTTGATTACGCACACACACCGGATGCAGTAGAGAATGTATTGAGCACCATCCATGATATCCGTAAAGGTAACGAGCAGGTGATCACTGTAATAGGTTGTGGCGGCGACAGGGACAAAACCAAACGCCCTGAAATGGCTAAAGCAGCTTGCGATGGCAGCGATAAAGTAATCCTGACATCGGATAATCCAAGGTCTGAAGATCCGGCTGAGATTATCAAGGATATGGAAGCAGGGGTAGACCCGTCAAGCAAGCGCAAAACGATTAGCATTGTCGACAGGCGCGAAGCCATCAAAACGGCTGTGCACCTGGCAAAACCAGGTGATATCATTTTGCTTGCAGGCAAGGGGCACGAAAAATACCAGGACATTAAAGGAGTGAAGACTCACTTCGATGATAAAGAAGAACTAGCGAACGCATTTAAAACATTAACTAATTAA